The following proteins come from a genomic window of Hymenobacter canadensis:
- the fabG gene encoding 3-oxoacyl-[acyl-carrier-protein] reductase: MTKLLDGKVALITGASKGIGRAIAVHFAQLGAQVAFTYLSSVEKGQQLEQELAAHGTKVKGFRSDASVYAEAEKLVDDVVAEFGKLDILVNNAGITQDGLLMRMSEQQWDQVLAVNLKSVFNLTKAATKPMMRAKAGSIINMSSVVGIKGNAGQSNYAASKSGIIGFTKSVALELGSRNIRCNAVAPGFIETEMTDALDSKQVDEWRKAIPLRRGGTPEDVAKATAFLASDDSSYITGQVLQVDGGMLT; this comes from the coding sequence ATGACAAAATTGCTCGACGGAAAAGTGGCCCTGATTACGGGCGCTTCCAAAGGAATCGGCCGCGCCATTGCGGTGCATTTTGCCCAACTGGGCGCTCAGGTGGCTTTCACCTACCTCTCCAGCGTAGAGAAAGGCCAGCAGCTCGAACAGGAGCTGGCCGCCCACGGCACCAAAGTGAAGGGCTTCCGCTCCGACGCCTCGGTATATGCCGAAGCCGAGAAGCTGGTGGACGACGTGGTAGCCGAGTTCGGCAAGCTGGATATTCTGGTGAATAACGCCGGCATCACGCAGGACGGCCTGCTCATGCGTATGAGCGAGCAGCAGTGGGACCAGGTCCTGGCCGTGAATCTGAAGTCGGTGTTCAACCTCACCAAAGCCGCCACCAAACCCATGATGCGCGCCAAAGCCGGCAGCATCATCAACATGAGCTCGGTGGTAGGCATCAAAGGCAACGCCGGCCAGAGCAACTACGCGGCCTCCAAATCGGGCATTATCGGCTTCACGAAGTCGGTGGCGCTGGAGCTGGGCTCGCGCAACATCCGCTGCAACGCCGTAGCCCCCGGCTTCATCGAAACCGAAATGACCGACGCCCTCGACTCCAAACAGGTAGACGAGTGGCGCAAAGCCATTCCGCTGCGTCGCGGCGGCACCCCCGAAGACGTGGCCAAAGCCACCGCCTTCCTCGCCTCCGACGACAGCAGCTACATCACCGGCCAGGTACTGCAGGTAGACGGCGGCATGCTGACCTAG
- a CDS encoding M20 family metallo-hydrolase → MQELTALTNDAIELLIQLVQTPSLSREEDQTAELIFRFLTFHGARPQRDANNVWALSKRFDPAKPTILLNSHHDTVKPGASWTADPFGAVMEGDRLTGLGSNDAGASAVSLLATFLYFHEQENLPYNLICAITAEEEVSGANGIRRLLPLLPKIDLGIVGEPTQMDLAVAEKGLVVLDCVAHGRTGHAAREEGENALYKALDDVQRLRDYQFERVSELLGPVKLTVTQMQAGTQHNVVPDRCTFVADVRTNELYTNPEVVEFVRSLIGAEVTPRSTHLNSSRIPLTHPLVQRGVALGCRTFGSVTLSDQSMMPFTTVKIGPGDSARSHTPDEYILLSEIRAGVQGYVALLDGLEL, encoded by the coding sequence ATGCAGGAACTAACTGCCCTCACCAACGACGCCATTGAGCTGCTGATTCAGCTGGTACAGACGCCTTCCTTGTCCCGGGAAGAAGACCAGACGGCCGAGCTTATTTTCCGGTTTCTGACTTTCCACGGCGCCCGCCCCCAGCGCGACGCGAACAACGTGTGGGCCCTATCGAAGCGCTTTGACCCGGCCAAGCCCACCATCCTGCTCAACTCCCACCACGACACCGTCAAGCCCGGCGCGTCCTGGACCGCCGACCCGTTCGGGGCTGTGATGGAGGGCGACCGGCTGACCGGCCTGGGCAGCAACGACGCGGGAGCTTCGGCGGTGAGTCTGCTGGCCACATTCCTCTACTTCCACGAGCAGGAGAATCTGCCCTACAACCTTATCTGCGCCATTACGGCCGAGGAGGAAGTATCGGGCGCGAACGGCATCCGCCGGCTGCTGCCGCTGCTGCCGAAGATTGACCTGGGCATCGTGGGCGAACCGACGCAGATGGACCTGGCGGTGGCTGAAAAGGGCCTGGTGGTGCTCGACTGCGTAGCCCACGGCCGCACCGGGCACGCGGCCCGCGAGGAAGGCGAAAACGCCCTCTACAAAGCCCTCGACGATGTGCAGCGCCTGCGTGACTACCAGTTTGAGCGGGTGTCGGAGCTGCTGGGTCCGGTGAAACTGACCGTAACGCAGATGCAGGCCGGCACCCAGCACAACGTGGTACCCGATCGGTGCACCTTCGTGGCCGACGTGCGTACCAACGAGCTGTATACCAACCCGGAAGTGGTGGAATTCGTGCGCAGTCTCATCGGGGCCGAGGTAACGCCACGCTCCACCCACCTCAACTCCTCGCGCATCCCGCTCACGCACCCGCTGGTGCAGCGCGGCGTGGCGCTGGGTTGCCGTACCTTCGGCTCCGTCACCCTCTCCGACCAGAGCATGATGCCCTTCACGACCGTCAAAATCGGCCCCGGCGACTCGGCCCGCTCCCACACCCCCGACGAGTACATCCTGCTCAGCGAAATCCGCGCCGGCGTGCAGGGGTATGTAGCTTTGCTGGACGGGCTGGAGTTGTAA
- a CDS encoding tetratricopeptide repeat protein has translation MNHRLLSLLSITGSLLFFSQCATTTEADKPGTTQRAMRQETVAAPAATASTGTEVATASAAPVPAPGTMEAAARKSSADYRNEIRTADATLKASPRNFDALLTRAKAKSHLKDYADAIADYNLAARLKPTNAEVYYNRGLNRLKLKQYAPAISDFSKATRYNPTDKEAFFGRGAARMQMFNFKAAIPDFTKALELDPTYADAYEYRGISYASINKPAEAKTDLEKATQLNPEAAKSLRRYAGK, from the coding sequence ATGAACCACCGTCTACTCTCCCTGCTTTCCATCACCGGCAGCCTGCTGTTTTTCAGCCAGTGTGCCACCACCACCGAAGCCGACAAGCCCGGCACCACCCAGCGCGCCATGCGCCAGGAAACCGTTGCCGCGCCGGCTGCTACCGCCAGCACTGGCACGGAGGTAGCAACGGCCTCCGCCGCACCCGTGCCCGCCCCCGGCACCATGGAAGCCGCCGCCCGCAAATCCAGCGCCGACTACCGCAACGAAATCCGCACCGCCGACGCCACGCTCAAGGCGTCGCCCCGCAACTTCGACGCGCTGCTGACCCGGGCCAAGGCCAAAAGCCACCTCAAGGACTACGCCGACGCCATTGCGGACTACAACCTAGCCGCCCGCCTCAAACCCACCAACGCCGAAGTGTACTACAACCGCGGCCTGAACCGCCTCAAGCTCAAGCAGTACGCCCCCGCCATCTCCGACTTCAGCAAAGCCACCCGCTACAACCCCACCGACAAGGAGGCCTTCTTCGGCCGGGGCGCGGCCCGCATGCAGATGTTCAACTTCAAGGCCGCCATCCCCGATTTCACTAAGGCCCTCGAGTTGGACCCCACCTACGCCGACGCCTACGAGTACCGCGGCATCAGCTACGCCTCCATAAACAAGCCCGCCGAGGCCAAAACCGACCTCGAAAAAGCCACCCAGCTCAACCCTGAAGCCGCCAAGAGCCTCCGCCGCTACGCCGGCAAGTAG
- a CDS encoding YiiX family permuted papain-like enzyme produces MRRFLLFLLPLLLLTVLAYPRLHRRYTRLRQTQTARTAVQQLAPRLHDGDLIFQTSQSAQSRAIQLATHSAYSHCGILFRKNGEWRVFEAVQPVSETSLAAWVARGQGGRFVVKRLRNARTVLTPPVLRKLHAAGEQYRGRSYDLYFGWSDERIYCSELLWKMYQQATGREIGQLQHLRDFDLSHPAVQAKLRERYGKQLPLDELVISPVRMLDSRELVTVR; encoded by the coding sequence ATGCGCCGCTTCCTCCTGTTTCTGCTGCCGCTGCTGCTGCTCACGGTACTGGCCTACCCGCGCCTGCACCGCCGCTACACCCGCCTGCGCCAGACCCAGACGGCCCGCACCGCCGTGCAGCAGCTGGCCCCGCGCCTGCACGACGGCGACCTGATTTTCCAGACGTCTCAATCAGCGCAGAGCCGGGCCATTCAACTGGCTACGCATTCCGCGTACAGCCACTGCGGCATCCTGTTCCGGAAAAACGGCGAATGGCGCGTGTTTGAGGCCGTGCAGCCCGTGAGCGAAACCTCGCTGGCCGCCTGGGTGGCGCGCGGTCAGGGCGGCCGGTTCGTGGTGAAGCGCCTCCGCAACGCCCGAACCGTGCTGACGCCCCCGGTGCTGCGGAAGCTGCATGCCGCCGGCGAGCAGTACCGCGGCCGCAGCTACGACCTGTATTTTGGCTGGTCGGATGAGCGAATCTACTGCTCGGAGCTGCTCTGGAAGATGTACCAGCAGGCCACGGGCCGCGAAATCGGACAGCTCCAGCACCTGCGCGACTTCGACCTCTCCCACCCCGCCGTGCAGGCCAAGCTGCGCGAGCGGTACGGCAAGCAGCTCCCGCTCGATGAGCTGGTAATTTCGCCGGTCCGGATGCTGGACAGCCGGGAGCTGGTGACGGTGCGGTAG
- a CDS encoding GNAT family N-acetyltransferase yields MNLRVANAADAQYVETLCQWYAESARTRGVGIAKRDPNYLIKKMEKGDSIIAFIDDQLAGFCYIETFEDAKFVVNSGLIVNTELRKEGLGRAIKHRVFELSRMKYPAAKIFGITTSAAVMKINNELGYRPVTFPELTQSDDFWKGCSSCKNYGILMENQRKMCLCTGMVYDTLDDSFTQQSIEILAQER; encoded by the coding sequence ATGAATTTACGAGTCGCCAATGCTGCCGATGCGCAGTATGTGGAAACCCTTTGTCAATGGTATGCCGAATCCGCTAGAACGCGCGGCGTCGGCATTGCCAAGCGTGACCCTAACTATCTGATTAAGAAGATGGAAAAGGGTGACTCCATCATCGCCTTTATCGATGACCAGCTGGCCGGTTTCTGCTACATCGAAACCTTCGAGGACGCGAAATTCGTGGTGAACTCGGGGCTGATTGTGAACACCGAGCTGCGCAAGGAGGGCCTGGGCCGCGCCATTAAGCACCGCGTGTTCGAGCTGTCGCGCATGAAGTACCCGGCGGCTAAGATCTTCGGTATCACCACCTCCGCGGCCGTGATGAAGATCAACAACGAGCTGGGCTACCGCCCCGTGACCTTCCCCGAGCTCACGCAGTCGGACGACTTCTGGAAGGGCTGCTCCAGCTGCAAAAACTACGGCATCCTGATGGAAAACCAGCGCAAAATGTGCCTCTGCACCGGCATGGTCTACGACACGCTGGACGACAGTTTCACGCAGCAATCCATCGAAATCCTGGCGCAGGAGCGCTAA
- the argG gene encoding argininosuccinate synthase, which translates to MKKVVLAYSGGLDTSYCVVYLTRELGLEVHTVIVNSGGFSQEELAGIEQRAYEMGSTRHEVIDVTDRFYQQCLRYLLAGNVLKNDAYPLSVSAERMFQSLALAEYARENKADYIAHGSTGAGNDQVRFDVAFSVISPDTEIITPIRDLGLSRQQEIEYLQKNGVEMSWEKAKYSINKGIWGTSVGGVETLTSRQGLPESAWPTQLSKTEPQEISITFEKGEPVALNGEAMKPVDLIVALNELAGQYAIGRDTHVGDTILGIKGRVGFEAPAPLILIKGHHLLEKHTSSRWQLLHKDYIANWYGTLLHEAQYLDPVMRDMEAFLESSQERVSGTVYVTLKPYQFELLGVESPFDMMQSKVATYGEENNAWDSRDAKGFIKIFSNQLKIHSSFNDEN; encoded by the coding sequence ATGAAAAAAGTAGTTCTCGCCTATAGTGGCGGCTTGGATACATCTTATTGCGTGGTATATCTGACCCGGGAGTTGGGTTTGGAAGTCCACACGGTGATTGTCAACTCGGGTGGGTTCTCCCAGGAGGAGTTGGCCGGCATCGAGCAGCGCGCGTACGAAATGGGCTCCACGCGCCACGAGGTGATTGACGTAACGGACCGGTTCTACCAGCAGTGCCTGCGCTACCTGCTGGCCGGCAACGTGCTCAAAAACGACGCCTACCCGCTGAGCGTGAGTGCCGAACGCATGTTCCAGAGCCTGGCCTTGGCCGAGTACGCCCGCGAGAACAAAGCCGACTACATTGCCCACGGCAGCACCGGCGCCGGCAACGACCAGGTGCGCTTCGACGTGGCCTTCTCGGTGATTTCGCCTGATACCGAAATCATCACGCCCATCCGCGACCTGGGCCTCTCGCGCCAGCAGGAAATCGAATATCTGCAAAAGAATGGGGTGGAGATGAGCTGGGAAAAAGCCAAATACTCCATCAACAAAGGCATCTGGGGCACCAGCGTGGGCGGGGTGGAAACCCTGACCTCGCGCCAGGGCCTGCCCGAGTCGGCCTGGCCGACGCAGCTGAGCAAAACCGAGCCGCAGGAAATCAGCATCACCTTTGAGAAAGGCGAGCCGGTGGCGCTGAACGGCGAAGCCATGAAGCCCGTGGACCTGATTGTGGCCCTCAACGAGCTGGCCGGTCAGTACGCCATTGGCCGCGACACCCACGTGGGCGACACGATTCTGGGCATCAAGGGCCGGGTAGGCTTCGAGGCCCCCGCGCCGCTGATCCTCATCAAAGGCCACCACTTGCTGGAAAAGCATACGTCCAGCCGCTGGCAGCTGCTGCACAAAGACTACATAGCCAACTGGTACGGCACGCTGCTACACGAGGCCCAGTACCTCGACCCGGTAATGCGCGACATGGAGGCCTTCCTGGAGTCGTCGCAGGAGCGGGTGTCGGGTACGGTGTACGTGACCCTGAAACCTTATCAATTTGAGCTGCTGGGTGTGGAGTCGCCGTTCGACATGATGCAGTCGAAGGTGGCCACCTACGGTGAGGAAAACAACGCCTGGGACTCGCGCGACGCGAAAGGCTTCATCAAAATCTTCAGCAACCAGCTGAAGATTCATAGCTCGTTCAACGATGAAAATTAA
- the argB gene encoding acetylglutamate kinase produces MSEGLKIFKIGGGIIDDDAQLQRFLRELAQVPGRKLLVHGGGKGASQMLRDLGQESQMVQGRRITDTATLDIVTMFYAGKTNKQVVAGLQAAGVNALGLSGADGNAIRAVRRPVRDIDYGFVGDLPADAVNVPLLRQLLETNLLPVFCAITHDGAGQLLNTNADTIASVLACALAPHYAVELHYCFEKDGVLRDVDDDASVIPQITAAEYQELKAAGIIAAGMVPKLDNAFAALEAGVARVVIEHALRINEPVKTVLCRN; encoded by the coding sequence ATGAGCGAAGGCCTGAAAATTTTTAAAATCGGGGGCGGCATTATTGATGATGATGCCCAGCTGCAGCGGTTTCTGCGGGAGCTGGCGCAAGTGCCGGGCCGCAAGCTGCTGGTGCACGGCGGCGGCAAAGGTGCCAGCCAGATGCTGCGCGACCTGGGCCAGGAATCCCAGATGGTGCAGGGCCGACGCATCACCGACACTGCCACCCTCGACATCGTGACCATGTTCTACGCCGGCAAAACCAACAAGCAGGTGGTGGCCGGTTTGCAGGCCGCGGGCGTGAATGCGCTGGGCCTTTCGGGGGCCGATGGCAACGCCATCCGGGCCGTGCGGCGGCCGGTGCGCGACATCGACTACGGCTTCGTGGGCGACCTGCCGGCCGACGCGGTGAACGTGCCCCTGCTGCGCCAGTTACTGGAAACCAACCTGCTACCCGTGTTCTGCGCCATCACCCACGACGGCGCAGGCCAGCTACTCAACACCAATGCCGACACCATTGCCAGCGTATTGGCTTGCGCTTTGGCCCCGCACTACGCCGTGGAGCTACACTACTGCTTCGAGAAGGACGGCGTGCTGCGCGACGTGGACGACGACGCCTCGGTGATTCCGCAGATAACCGCCGCTGAGTACCAAGAGCTGAAGGCCGCGGGCATCATTGCGGCCGGCATGGTACCCAAGCTGGATAACGCCTTTGCCGCCCTCGAAGCCGGCGTGGCACGGGTGGTCATCGAGCACGCGCTGCGCATCAACGAGCCCGTAAAAACCGTGCTATGCAGGAACTAA
- the argC gene encoding N-acetyl-gamma-glutamyl-phosphate reductase — MKIKAGIVGGAGYTAGELLRILLHHEFVELGGIVSSSNAGNPIHQVHDDLVGETALRFAAELQGDEDVVFLCLGHGNSKAWLTQNPLPETTHVIDLSNDFRLEADAEFGDLEFVYGLPELNRSRIQQAQNIANPGCFATAIQLALLPLAQAGKLTDDVHVSAITGSTGAGQSLSETVHFSWRTNNVSIYKPFTHQHLGEIGESLAQLQHELAVDIHFIPYRGNFTRGIFASVYTPSDLTEDEARALYQQFYQDAPFTTVSDKEIHLKQVVNTNKCLLHVQKMGKQLLITSVIDNLVKGASGQAVQNMNLVFGLPETTGLGLKAGLF, encoded by the coding sequence ATGAAAATTAAGGCAGGCATCGTCGGTGGGGCCGGCTACACGGCGGGGGAGTTGCTGCGGATTCTGCTGCACCACGAGTTTGTGGAGCTGGGCGGCATCGTGAGTTCCTCCAATGCCGGCAACCCCATCCACCAGGTGCACGACGACCTGGTGGGCGAGACGGCGCTGCGCTTCGCAGCTGAGCTGCAGGGCGACGAGGACGTGGTGTTTCTGTGCCTGGGCCACGGCAACTCCAAGGCTTGGCTGACCCAGAATCCGCTGCCGGAAACCACCCACGTCATCGACCTGAGCAACGACTTCCGCCTGGAAGCCGACGCCGAATTTGGCGACCTGGAGTTTGTGTACGGGTTGCCGGAGCTGAACCGCAGCCGCATTCAGCAGGCCCAGAACATTGCCAATCCCGGCTGCTTCGCCACGGCCATTCAGCTGGCGCTGCTGCCGCTGGCCCAGGCCGGCAAGCTGACGGATGATGTGCACGTCTCGGCCATTACGGGCAGCACGGGCGCGGGCCAGAGCCTCTCGGAGACGGTGCATTTCTCGTGGCGCACCAACAATGTGTCCATCTACAAGCCCTTCACGCACCAGCACCTGGGCGAGATAGGGGAGAGCCTGGCGCAACTGCAGCACGAGTTGGCGGTGGATATCCACTTCATCCCGTACCGCGGCAACTTCACGCGGGGCATCTTCGCCAGCGTCTACACGCCGTCGGACCTGACCGAGGATGAAGCCCGGGCGCTGTACCAGCAGTTCTACCAGGATGCCCCGTTTACCACGGTTTCCGACAAGGAAATTCACCTCAAGCAGGTGGTGAACACCAATAAATGCCTGCTGCACGTGCAGAAAATGGGCAAGCAACTGCTCATCACCTCCGTTATCGACAACCTGGTGAAAGGCGCTTCCGGCCAGGCCGTGCAGAACATGAACCTGGTTTTTGGCTTGCCCGAAACGACGGGTCTGGGGTTGAAGGCCGGGCTATTCTAG
- a CDS encoding geranylgeranyl reductase family protein gives MLETDICILGAGPGGATAALHLANAGHRCLLLDKATFPRDKVCGDALSGKVISELRRIGEALPAQLAADPAQLPSWGIDFYAPNGRKLAVPFKPGYNKATDRAAGHISKRIDFDNFLVEEVRRRPEIDFREGLDAALPEQQPDGRWLVRDAAGTPVALARLLLVANGAQSGFARQVAGHALEPAHHCAGLRAYYRGVQGLHPDNFIELHFIKDFLPGYLWVFPLPNGEANVGVGMLTEAVSKKKVNLRERLAEILQTHPALKDRFAGAERLGPVRGFGLPLGSKRRALSGKNYLLLGDAASLIDPFTGEGISHAMVSGRHAADWAGRALATQDCSPAFLRGYDAAVYNRLGQELRLSRAMQKLLDYPWLFNFIANRAANNPTLAETLSMMFLDLDMRERLRQPSFYVKLLFGR, from the coding sequence ATGCTCGAAACCGATATCTGCATTCTGGGTGCCGGGCCCGGCGGCGCCACGGCGGCCTTGCACCTGGCCAACGCCGGTCACCGCTGCCTGCTGCTGGACAAGGCCACCTTTCCGCGCGACAAAGTGTGCGGCGACGCCCTCAGTGGTAAAGTCATCAGCGAGCTGCGCCGGATAGGGGAGGCGCTGCCCGCTCAGCTGGCCGCCGACCCCGCCCAGTTGCCCAGCTGGGGCATTGACTTTTACGCCCCCAACGGCCGCAAGCTGGCCGTGCCCTTCAAGCCCGGCTACAACAAAGCCACTGACCGCGCCGCCGGCCACATCAGCAAGCGCATTGACTTCGATAATTTCCTGGTGGAAGAAGTGCGCCGCCGCCCCGAAATCGACTTCCGCGAAGGCCTGGACGCCGCCCTGCCCGAGCAGCAGCCCGACGGCCGCTGGCTGGTGCGAGACGCCGCCGGCACGCCCGTGGCGCTGGCGCGACTGCTGCTGGTGGCCAATGGGGCGCAGTCGGGGTTTGCGCGGCAGGTGGCCGGGCACGCGCTGGAGCCGGCCCACCACTGCGCGGGGCTGCGGGCCTACTACCGCGGCGTGCAGGGCCTGCACCCCGACAATTTTATCGAGCTGCACTTCATCAAAGACTTCTTGCCGGGCTATCTGTGGGTGTTCCCGCTGCCCAACGGTGAAGCCAACGTGGGCGTGGGTATGCTCACGGAAGCCGTGTCGAAAAAGAAAGTGAATCTGCGCGAGCGGCTGGCCGAAATCCTGCAGACGCACCCCGCCCTCAAAGACCGGTTCGCCGGGGCCGAGCGGCTGGGGCCGGTGCGCGGCTTTGGGCTGCCGCTGGGCTCTAAGCGCCGCGCGCTGTCGGGCAAGAACTACCTGCTGCTCGGCGACGCCGCCTCGCTCATCGACCCGTTTACGGGCGAAGGCATTAGCCACGCCATGGTATCTGGGCGGCACGCCGCCGACTGGGCCGGCCGGGCGCTGGCCACCCAGGATTGCTCGCCCGCGTTTCTGCGCGGCTACGACGCGGCCGTGTACAACCGCCTAGGCCAGGAGCTACGCCTGAGCCGCGCCATGCAGAAGCTACTCGACTATCCGTGGCTGTTCAACTTCATTGCCAACCGCGCCGCCAACAACCCCACCCTGGCCGAAACCCTGTCCATGATGTTCCTGGACCTGGATATGCGCGAACGGCTGCGCCAGCCGAGTTTCTACGTGAAACTGCTGTTTGGGCGGTAG
- the argH gene encoding argininosuccinate lyase, whose translation MKIWDKGIAVDKKIEQFTIGRDRELDMYLAQFDVQASRAQANMLAGAGLISGNENQQLQQGLQELAAQLEAGTFTIGEDFEDVHSKIESYLTEHYGDAGKKIHTARSRNDQVLTAIQLFLKDYTQRAAARTLELVEVLLQKAEDHKTDLMPGYTHFQAAMPSSFGLWFSAYAEHLLLDLALFEAAHTVADQNPLGSGAGFGSSFPIDRLQTTQEMGFGNLAVSSVGAQMLRGKTEKTVAFALAGMAATLAKMAYDLVLYNSQDMAFVELPAAFTTGSSIMPHKKNPDVFELIRARCNALQALPNTLILATSNLPSGYHRDFQILKEILFEPMTQFLDILDIVLFALPQLRIKPDLLNQPKYDAVFTVENINQLIQTGTPFRTAYKQVGLAVEDGSYVPHKEFQTTHLGSVHNLGLEEIQAKVARFRAGSRLV comes from the coding sequence ATGAAAATCTGGGATAAAGGCATTGCCGTTGATAAGAAAATCGAGCAGTTCACCATCGGGCGCGACCGGGAGCTGGATATGTACTTGGCGCAGTTTGACGTGCAGGCGTCCCGGGCCCAGGCCAATATGCTGGCCGGGGCGGGGCTGATTTCCGGGAACGAAAACCAGCAGTTGCAGCAGGGCCTGCAGGAGCTGGCTGCCCAACTGGAAGCCGGCACGTTCACCATCGGCGAGGACTTCGAAGACGTGCATTCCAAAATCGAGTCATACCTGACCGAGCACTATGGCGACGCGGGCAAGAAAATCCACACCGCCCGCTCCCGCAACGACCAAGTGCTGACGGCCATTCAGCTCTTTCTGAAAGACTACACCCAACGCGCCGCCGCCCGCACCCTGGAGCTGGTGGAGGTACTGTTGCAGAAGGCAGAGGATCACAAAACCGACCTGATGCCCGGCTACACCCACTTCCAGGCGGCTATGCCCAGCTCGTTCGGGCTGTGGTTTTCGGCCTACGCCGAACACCTGCTGCTGGATCTAGCGTTGTTCGAGGCCGCCCACACCGTGGCCGACCAAAACCCGCTGGGCTCGGGCGCGGGCTTCGGTAGCTCCTTCCCCATCGACCGGCTGCAGACCACCCAGGAAATGGGCTTCGGCAACCTGGCCGTGAGCAGCGTGGGAGCCCAGATGCTGCGTGGGAAAACCGAGAAAACCGTGGCCTTTGCCCTGGCCGGCATGGCCGCCACCCTGGCCAAAATGGCCTACGACTTGGTGCTCTACAACTCGCAGGATATGGCCTTCGTGGAGCTGCCGGCGGCCTTCACCACCGGCTCTAGCATCATGCCCCACAAGAAAAACCCTGACGTGTTCGAGCTAATCCGGGCCCGCTGCAACGCCCTGCAGGCCCTGCCCAACACGCTCATACTGGCCACCAGCAACCTGCCCAGCGGCTACCACCGGGACTTCCAGATTCTCAAGGAAATCCTGTTCGAGCCGATGACGCAGTTTCTCGACATCCTCGACATCGTGCTGTTTGCCCTGCCCCAGCTGCGCATCAAGCCCGATCTGCTCAACCAGCCCAAATACGACGCCGTATTTACGGTGGAGAATATCAACCAGCTCATCCAGACCGGCACGCCCTTCCGCACCGCCTACAAGCAGGTGGGCCTGGCCGTGGAAGACGGCTCGTACGTGCCCCATAAGGAGTTTCAGACCACCCACTTGGGCAGCGTGCACAACCTCGGCCTGGAAGAAATCCAGGCGAAAGTGGCACGGTTCCGGGCGGGGAGCCGGCTGGTATAG
- the lpdA gene encoding dihydrolipoyl dehydrogenase: MALQYDLVVVGSGPGGYVAAIRASQLGLKVGVIERESLGGICLNWGCIPTKALLKSAQVFEYLNHAADYGLKAEGVGYDFGAVIKRSRGVAEGMSKGINFLFKKNKIDALMGTGKLLAPGKVELTKADGTKETVEAKSIILATGTRARQLPSMPIDGQKIIEYRKAMTMEQLPKRLVVVGSGAIGVEFAYFYRTMGSEVTVVEYLPRIVPVEDEEVSRQMEKSFRKIGINVLTSAEVTKVDTSGAGCHVTIKTAKGEQQVECDVVLSAVGVQTNLENIGIEELGIKVEKGRVIVDDFYQTNVPGIYAIGDIVPGPALAHVASAEGIICVEKIAGHHPEPLNYQNIPGCTYASPEIASVGLTEAEAKNQGYDILVGKFPFSASGKASAAGVKDGFVKVIFDKKYGEWLGAHMIGANVTEMIAEVVVARKLETTGHEIIKAVHPHPTMSEAIMEAAAAAYGEVIHL; this comes from the coding sequence ATGGCATTGCAATACGACCTGGTCGTTGTCGGCAGCGGCCCCGGCGGCTACGTGGCTGCTATCCGGGCTTCGCAGCTTGGTCTGAAAGTCGGCGTTATCGAGCGGGAGTCGCTCGGCGGCATCTGCCTCAACTGGGGCTGCATTCCTACCAAAGCCCTGCTCAAAAGCGCCCAGGTGTTTGAATACCTCAACCACGCCGCCGATTATGGCCTCAAAGCCGAGGGCGTGGGCTATGATTTTGGTGCCGTGATTAAGCGCAGCCGCGGTGTGGCTGAGGGCATGAGCAAGGGCATCAATTTCCTGTTTAAAAAGAATAAAATCGACGCCCTGATGGGCACCGGCAAGCTGCTGGCCCCCGGCAAAGTGGAGCTCACCAAAGCCGATGGCACCAAGGAAACGGTGGAGGCTAAGAGCATCATTCTGGCCACCGGTACCCGCGCCCGCCAGCTGCCCAGCATGCCCATCGACGGCCAGAAGATCATTGAGTACCGCAAGGCCATGACCATGGAGCAGCTGCCCAAGCGCCTCGTGGTGGTGGGTTCTGGCGCCATCGGCGTCGAGTTTGCCTACTTCTACCGCACCATGGGTTCGGAGGTGACGGTGGTGGAATACCTGCCCCGCATTGTGCCCGTGGAGGACGAGGAAGTGAGCCGGCAGATGGAAAAGTCGTTCCGCAAAATCGGCATCAACGTGCTGACCAGTGCCGAGGTGACGAAGGTGGACACCAGCGGCGCTGGCTGCCATGTAACCATCAAAACCGCCAAAGGGGAGCAGCAGGTGGAGTGCGACGTGGTGCTGAGCGCCGTGGGCGTGCAGACCAACCTCGAAAACATTGGCATTGAGGAGCTGGGTATCAAGGTGGAGAAGGGCCGCGTTATCGTCGACGACTTCTACCAGACCAACGTGCCCGGCATCTACGCCATCGGCGACATCGTGCCCGGCCCTGCCCTGGCCCACGTGGCTTCGGCCGAAGGCATTATCTGCGTCGAGAAAATTGCTGGTCACCACCCCGAGCCGCTCAACTACCAGAACATTCCCGGCTGCACCTACGCCTCGCCGGAAATTGCCTCGGTAGGCCTCACCGAAGCCGAAGCCAAAAACCAGGGCTACGACATCCTGGTGGGCAAATTCCCGTTCTCGGCCTCCGGCAAAGCTTCGGCCGCCGGCGTGAAAGACGGCTTCGTGAAAGTCATCTTCGACAAGAAGTACGGCGAGTGGCTGGGCGCCCACATGATTGGGGCCAACGTAACCGAAATGATTGCCGAGGTAGTAGTAGCCCGCAAGCTCGAAACCACCGGCCACGAAATCATCAAGGCCGTGCACCCGCACCCCACCATGAGCGAGGCCATCATGGAGGCCGCCGCCGCCGCCTACGGCGAGGTGATTCACCTGTAA